From Kitasatospora sp. MAP12-44:
GCCGTCCGTCAACGGCTTCGCCATCGCCTCCCTGGTCACCGCGCTGGCCTGCTTCCTCTGGCCGCTGGCCCTCGGCTTCGGCATCACCGGCCTGGTCCAGATCCCGCGCCGCCACCAGCGCGGCACCGGCCTGGCGGTCAGCGGCATGGTGCTGTCGGTGCTGGGCCTGTTCGCGACCATCGGCGTGGTGGCCGGCGGCCTCCACTCCGGCAGCCCGTTCCAGGCGTTCGGCGGCACCTCCCCGGTGAGCCTGCAGCTGGGCCAGTGCTTCAACCGCGCCTCGTCGCAGGTCGACGTCGTCTCCTGCGACCTGCCGCACGACGGCGAGGTGGTCGGCGGCACCCAGCTGGAGGACAGCGACTACCCGAGCCAGGCCCAGCGCGAGCAGGAGGTCGGCCAGACGTGCGTCCAGCTGGCCGGCGACTACGCGATGGACAACTGGGCCATCCCCAGCGCGGTGCTGGTGCACTACTTCTACCCGCAGCAGGGCGACTGGGCGGCCGGCGAACGCCGGGTCAGCTGCTTCCTGACCGAGCCGGACCAGAAGCTGACCGGCTCGCTGCGCAAGGACAGCAGCAACACCACCTCCGCCCAGTACGCCTACCTGTGGGCGATGGACGCGATCGACGAGCAGGCCGGCAAGCGGCCGTCCGGCTCGGTGGCCGACGATCCGGCGAGCTTCCGCAGCTGGGCGACGGCCATGGCCACCACGGTGGAGTCGGAGACGAACGCACTGGCCGGGGACACCTGGGATCCGGGGGCCATGGAAGCGATCG
This genomic window contains:
- a CDS encoding DUF4190 domain-containing protein yields the protein MTAAGGDGGTEGTEGAEEAVVAPPPVDPWAPPSALSHPTPQAAAPYPAAPPYPAPPYAGSPYPTGPYPTGPYPPPNGPYSPGPYGAWSGLPAPRPSVNGFAIASLVTALACFLWPLALGFGITGLVQIPRRHQRGTGLAVSGMVLSVLGLFATIGVVAGGLHSGSPFQAFGGTSPVSLQLGQCFNRASSQVDVVSCDLPHDGEVVGGTQLEDSDYPSQAQREQEVGQTCVQLAGDYAMDNWAIPSAVLVHYFYPQQGDWAAGERRVSCFLTEPDQKLTGSLRKDSSNTTSAQYAYLWAMDAIDEQAGKRPSGSVADDPASFRSWATAMATTVESETNALAGDTWDPGAMEAIAAQIAELKLRIPALRAAGASTDTNELIAQLAEADQHRAYDQQKAVRQLLQLSTDESWATGPDPSGDSSQSV